Proteins found in one Promicromonospora sukumoe genomic segment:
- the rimM gene encoding ribosome maturation factor RimM (Essential for efficient processing of 16S rRNA) — protein sequence MQLTVARVGKAHGLKGEVALDLRTDDPETRLAIGERLETVPAAAGPLTVTRAREHQGRWLVTFAEVADRNTAEELRGTELVVEADVSDEEDAWYPHELAGLRAELADGTVVGTVITLEYQPAHEALLIEETLPDGGKARTLVPFVMAIVPVVDVPGGRVVLTPPGGLLARDADAAIVARADDADADADAVDGADVDREDG from the coding sequence ATGCAGCTGACCGTGGCTCGCGTCGGCAAGGCGCACGGGCTCAAGGGCGAGGTCGCCCTCGACCTGCGCACGGACGACCCGGAGACCCGGCTCGCGATCGGCGAGCGGCTCGAGACCGTGCCCGCCGCCGCCGGGCCCCTGACGGTCACGCGGGCGCGCGAGCACCAGGGGCGGTGGCTCGTGACGTTCGCCGAGGTCGCCGACCGGAACACGGCCGAGGAGCTGCGCGGCACCGAGCTCGTCGTCGAGGCGGACGTCTCCGACGAGGAGGACGCGTGGTACCCGCACGAGCTCGCGGGGCTGCGGGCCGAGCTCGCCGACGGCACCGTGGTGGGCACCGTGATCACGCTGGAGTACCAGCCCGCCCATGAGGCGCTGCTCATCGAGGAGACCCTGCCCGACGGCGGGAAGGCCCGCACGCTGGTGCCGTTCGTCATGGCCATCGTGCCCGTGGTCGACGTCCCGGGCGGCCGCGTGGTGCTCACCCCGCCCGGCGGGCTGCTGGCCCGCGACGCGGACGCCGCGATCGTCGCCCGTGCGGACGACGCCGACGCCGACGCCGACGCCGTCGACGGTGCCGACGTCGACCGTGAGGACGGCTGA
- the trmD gene encoding tRNA (guanosine(37)-N1)-methyltransferase TrmD encodes MRVDVVSIFPDYLSVLDLSLVGKARQRGLLDLRVHDLRDWTTDRHRTVDDTPFGGGAGMVMRPDVWGVAIDEVLGGGAEGAHLIVPTPSGEVFTQRHAEALASAEQLVFACGRYEGIDARVAEHYRDAGVTVHELSIGDYVLNGGEVASLVMIEAVARLIPGMVGNPESLVEESHGAAGLLEYPVYTKPPSWADLEIPEVLLSGHHAKIERWRRDRALERTAARRPDMIAALDVAGLDKHDLALLAELGWVPGPDGAGLTRA; translated from the coding sequence GTGCGCGTCGACGTCGTCTCGATCTTCCCGGACTACCTGTCCGTGCTCGACCTGTCGCTCGTGGGCAAGGCGCGGCAGCGCGGCCTGCTCGACCTGCGCGTGCACGACCTGCGCGACTGGACCACCGACCGGCACCGCACCGTGGACGACACCCCGTTCGGCGGGGGAGCGGGCATGGTCATGCGCCCCGACGTGTGGGGCGTGGCGATCGACGAGGTGCTGGGCGGCGGTGCGGAGGGCGCGCACCTGATCGTGCCCACTCCGTCGGGCGAGGTGTTCACCCAGCGGCACGCCGAGGCCCTGGCCTCGGCGGAGCAGCTCGTGTTCGCCTGCGGACGCTACGAGGGCATCGACGCGCGGGTCGCCGAGCACTACCGCGACGCCGGCGTCACCGTGCACGAGCTTTCGATCGGCGACTACGTCCTGAACGGCGGCGAGGTCGCCTCGCTCGTCATGATCGAGGCCGTCGCCCGGCTGATCCCCGGCATGGTCGGCAACCCGGAGTCCCTGGTCGAGGAGTCGCACGGCGCGGCCGGTCTGCTGGAGTACCCCGTGTACACGAAGCCGCCGTCGTGGGCGGACCTCGAGATCCCCGAGGTGCTGCTCTCGGGGCACCACGCCAAGATCGAGCGCTGGCGCCGGGACCGGGCGCTGGAGCGGACGGCGGCGCGGCGCCCGGACATGATCGCGGCCCTGGACGTGGCCGGCCTGGACAAGCACGACCTGGCGCTGCTCGCGGAGCTGGGCTGGGTGCCGGGGCCGGACGGCGCCGGGCTGACGCGGGCCTGA
- the rplS gene encoding 50S ribosomal protein L19, with translation MQKLDIIDAAQLRSDIPDFRAGDTVKVNVKVVEGNRSRVQAFQGVVISRHGGGIGETFAVRKVSFGVGVERKFPLHAPTIESVEVVTRGDVRRAKLYYLRELRGKKAKIREKREN, from the coding sequence ATGCAGAAGCTCGACATCATCGACGCAGCGCAGCTGCGGTCCGACATCCCGGACTTCCGTGCCGGTGACACCGTCAAGGTCAACGTCAAGGTCGTCGAGGGCAACCGCTCCCGCGTCCAGGCGTTCCAGGGCGTCGTCATCTCCCGCCACGGCGGCGGCATCGGCGAGACCTTCGCGGTCCGCAAGGTCAGCTTCGGTGTGGGCGTGGAGCGCAAGTTCCCGCTGCACGCGCCGACCATCGAGTCGGTCGAGGTCGTCACCCGCGGTGACGTCCGCCGCGCGAAGCTGTACTACCTGCGCGAGCTGCGCGGCAAGAAGGCGAAGATCCGCGAGAAGCGCGAGAACTGA